A single Vigna radiata var. radiata cultivar VC1973A chromosome 8, Vradiata_ver6, whole genome shotgun sequence DNA region contains:
- the LOC106769799 gene encoding coiled-coil domain-containing protein 12 isoform X2 produces the protein MGSEEDSIEQSVASRRERLLALRAAQELSSAPEPKDNDDAEEEEDQQQEMKFRNYVPHDKNLQEGKLAPAVLPKFEDPVDVPPPEPQAQEDPFLNIAPKKPNWDLRRDVQKKFDKLEKRTQKALYQLMGEVRLDT, from the exons ATGGGTAGTGAAGAGGATTCGATCGAGCAAAGCGTTGCCTCCCGTCGCGAGAGACTGCTAGCTCTCAGAGCCGCTCAGGAGTTGTCCAGTGCTCCCGAACCAAAGGACAACGACGATgccgaagaagaagaagatcaaCAACAAGA AATGAAGTTTCGTAACTACGTTCCTCATGACAAGAACCTCCAGGAAGGGAAGCTTGCCCCTGCGGTGCTCCCCAAGTTCGAAGACCCTGTCGATGTGCCTCCACCCGAACCTCAGGCTCAGGAG gATCCGTTTCTGAATATTGCTCCGAAGAAACCTAACTGGGACCTGCGGAGAGATGTGCAGAAGAAGTTTGATAAGCTGGAGAAGCGAACTCAGAAGGCTCTCTATCAGCTCATGG